Sequence from the Flavobacteriales bacterium genome:
GTGACGCACTGAACGGTCAATCAGGAGCTCTGTCAACCCTATCAACTCAGTCAACTCCGTCAACCAAATACCGCCTCGCAGCCTCTACGATTACCTCTGGCGCCCGTTGAGGCCGCATGGTTTCGCTATCCACAAAAACCAATTGTGTTAGTGCCGTATTCAGCAATTCGCCTTTCGCATTCCAAGTCTCATACTCGAATGTGATCCGCGAACGCGGAACTTCCTTCACGCGGGTAATAATGGTCAGTTCTTCATCATAGAACGCAGGTTTCTTATAGTCGATCTCGTAACGGATCACAGGCATCATGATTCCCTGCGCTTCGAGCTCCGCATAGCTGATTCCCAGCACGCGCATCGCCTCCACGCGACCCACCTCAAAATAGGTGGCGTAGTTGCCGTAATACACATACCCCATTCTATCCACTTCCGAATAGCGCGTTCGGATCTTCGTGCTGTGCTCAAACATTTGGTTCAAAGAAAAGATTTGCAATTGACAATTGGCAACCTGCAATTGGCAATCAGACTGGAAACACATTCCCTCAGTTTAGAATTTCTTCATTTAAGATTTAACGCTTTACAAAATTGGTTCTGTAAACTTGCAGCCATGCGTTGGATGTGGCTTCTCATTCTTTTTGCTGCCTGTTCGGGTCCTATCACCGAATACAAGGCCATCGAAATGAACGACTCGATTGCGGATGAGCCGACCGCAGAATCCATTATCAAGCCATATCGCGATAGCCTCGACCTGACCATGAACACCGTTTTGGTTCAGAATGATGTTCCGCTTACGCGAGGAATTCCAGAATGCACCTTGGGCAACCTTATTGCTGACCTGTTGCTTGAGCGTGCACAGACAGAATTACCAGATTCCATCCTGCCCGACATGTGCCTCATCAACATAGGTGGTCTGCGTGTCGATCTTCCTCAGGGCGACATTACTGTGAACAAGGTTTTCGAACTCATGCCTTTCGAAAACGAACTGGATGTCATCAAACTTTCTCCCGAAAAAATGCAAGAAATGCTCGATTACCTCCGCGAGAAAGGCGGTCAGCCGCTGGCTGGCATGCAACTGACCATCAAACCCAACGGCTACAATTGTAAGATCGATGGTGAACCGCTCGACCCAACGCGTTCCTATTATATAGTGACCAGCGATTACCTGGCCGATGGTGGCGACAAGATGTACTTCTTCCAGGAACCTGAAGCGCGGTACAGCACGGGCATCAAGATCCGCGATGCCATCATGGATCATTTCAGGATCATTGGTCTGAGCGGAAAACCGCTCACCTCAAAACTGGACGGAAGACTCGTTATCGAATGAACCGCAGGAACTTCATACGCAACTCAGCTGTGGCAGGAGCTTCCATCGGAGCGCTTGGTACGCTTGGTTCGTGCAATCTTTCAGAATTGGGTGTGAAGAAACTGACCATTCTTCACACGAATGATGTGCACAGCCGAATTGACCCGTTTCCTACAACCGATAGCAAATACCCTGGCCTGGGCGGTTTCGCCCGCAGGGCGGAAATGATCAAACAGATCCGTGAGCAAGAGAAGAATGTGCTGCTTTTTGATAGTGGCGATATCTTTCAAGGAACGCCCTACTTCAATTACTTCGGTGGCGAGGTGGAATTCAAGCTGATGAGCGAGATGGGTTACGATGCCGCCACGTACGGCAACCACGATTTCGACAATGGCATTGAAGGACTGATGAAACAGCTTCCTCACGCCAAGTTCCCGTTCATCAACTCCAATTACGAACTATCTGATACGCCTCTTTCGGAAACAACACTTAGAAACAAGGTGATTGAATTGGACGGAATACGCGTGGGCGTTTTTGGTCTTGGTATCGAGTTGGAAGGTTTGGTAAACCCAAAACTTTACGGGAACGTGCGCTACACCGACCCGATCGCGACAGCAAATGAGCAGGCTTCATATCTGAGAAATGAACAGAACTGCGACCTCGTTGTGTGTCTTTCACACCTCGGTTACGACTACAATGCCGAGAAGTACAATTTTGACGTAGACCGAATGTGCGATAAACACGTAGCCACAAACAGTCAAAATATAGATATCATCCTTGGTGGACACACCCACACTTTCCTTGATCAGCCTGACTACGTGCTTAACAAAGACGGCAAAAATGTAATGATATGTCAGGTGGGTTGGGCAGGAATCAAACTGGGGAGAATAGACCTGCAGATTGATGTTGCAACACGGGCATCGAAGGGCTCTTATATTGCACCAAAAGTTTCATAAAGTCAATACCATTTTCATTTTTTTTTCCTCTTTCTTTTCCCAATTTTTGCCTCCCTCTGAAATGGTTGAAAGCCGCGCGTATCAAGGCTTTCCCGTGTTTCAAGAGCGTTAAAGTATTAACCCTTAGTTAGTTGACGGAAGGCTTATGAAGAAAGACTGTAAAGAGGTTTGGGACAATTGTTTGGAAGTAATCAGGGATAACGTTCCTTATCAGAGTTACAGAACGTGGTTTGAGCCTATCGTACCCGTAAAATTGGACGGGAACGTGCTGACCATTCAAGTGCCCAGCCAATTCTTTTACGAGTGGCTGGAGGAACATTACATCTCGCTGTTGAAAAAGACAGTGAAGAAAGAGCTTGGAACCGAGGGAAGACTGGAGTACCAGATCATTATGGAGAACGCTTACAACAACAGTAAGCCATACTCTGTGCGCGTACCGACCAACTCGGCAACCACCAAAAACCAACCTGTTTCCATGCCGCTTGACCTTGGCAGAACAGACGTGATCAAGAATCCGTTCATCATTCCAGGGTTGAAGAAAGTGAAGGTTGAATCGCAACTGAATGCGAACTACAATTTCGACAACTTCATTGAAGGAGATTGCAACCGTTTGGCACGCTCTGCGGGTTACGCGGTGGCCAACAAACCAGGCGGAACGGCTTTCAACCCACTCCTATTATATGGTGGTGTTGGATTGGGAAAAACCCACTTGGCTCATGCCATCGGTATCGAGATCAAGGAAAAGCATCCGAACAAGACCGTTCTGTACGTTTCGTCTGAAAAGTTCACGCACCAGTTCATTGATGCTGTGAAGAACAACAGCCACAATGACTTTGTACACTTCTATCAGATGATCGATGTGTTGATCATGGATGATGTGCAGTTCCTGGCTGGAAAAGACAAAACACAGGATGTGTTCTTCCACATCTTCAATCACTTGCACCAGAACGGAAAGCAGCTGGTGCTGACCAGCGACAAAGCACCCGTGGAAATGCAAGGCATGGAGCAACGATTGCTTTCCCGCTTCAAATGGGGCTTGGCCGCAGACCTTTCGGCTCCTGAGTTGGAAACCCGTATCGCCATCCTTCACAAGAAGATCTATCAGGATGGAATTGAACTTCCTGACGAAGTATTGGAATACCTCGCTTACAGCATCACCACCAACATCCGCGAACTGGAAGGGGCGTTGATATCGTTGCTTGCCCAAGCTTCGTTGAACAAGAAATCCATCAACTTGGAACTTGCCAAGCAGATGATCGACAAGTTCGTGAAGAACACCGCTCGCGAGATCAGCATCGATTACATTCAGAAAGTGGTGTCGGATTACTTTGATATGCCGATCGAGTTGATGAAGTCGAAAACACGCAAGCGCGAGGTTGTTCAGGCACGTCAGATCGCGATGTTCTATGCCAAGAACATGACCAAAGCGTCATTGGCAACGATCGGTGCACAATGCGGTGGAAAAGACCACGCAACCGTGCTTCACGCATACCGCACGGTGAACAACTTGATCGAGACCGACAAGCAGTTCCGTGGTTACATTTCTGACCTCGATAAGAAGATCAAACTCCAGTAATCCATGGCAACGCCTCGCGTGCTGATGGTATGTCTCGGAAATATTTGCCGAAGCCCAATGGCGGAAGGCATTCTCAAACACAAGGCCCAACAACAGGGCCTTGACGTTTTTATAGACAGTGCTGGAACAAGCAATTGGCATGAAGGCGAACAGCCCGATGCCCGTGCGATGGCAGAAATGCGTTCGAACAACATCGACATTTCCTACCAACGTTCGCGGCCTTTTCAAGTTTCTGATTTTGATCGATTCGACCACATTCTGGTGATGGACACTTCCAATCGCTCCAATGTGTTGAGCTTGGCGCGAAATGCCGATGATGCGGCCAAAGTGAAACTGATGCTTGATTATGGAAATGAAGTGAAGGGAAAGTCTGTTCCCGATCCATACTATGATGATGGCTTCGGGCGCGTGTTCGACCTGCTCGATTACGCCTGTGATGTGTTCATTGAAGAAGAACTGAAATGAGCACGGGAACGCTGTATCTGATTCCCGTTTCGTTGGGCGAAACCAACAACGACAAGCTTTTCCCAAACCTGAATCTGCGACTGTTGGATGAGTTGGAATATCTGGTTGTGGAGAATGAAAAATCCGCAAGACGATTCATCCGATCCACAGGAAACAAACGCGATTTCGATGGATTGGAGTTGATCCTTCTTGATAAGCGAACCAAACAACACGAGATTTCTCGACCGATTGAATTGCTCATTCAAGGAAAGGATGTAGGCATCATGTCTGAGGCTGGTTGTCCAGGCGTTGCCGATCCAGGGCAGATACTGATCGCTCAGGCGCATCAGTTCAACATCAAGGTGGTTCCGCTCATTGGTCCTTCTTCTATCCTACTCGGCCTGATGGCCAGTGGATTGAACGGACAGGGCTTCACTTTCCACGGTTATATTCCGATTGACAAGCGCGAACGGTTACACAAACTGCGTGATATGGACACAGCCGTTGCGAAAACGGGCCACACGCAGATCTTCATGGAAACGCCTTACCGCAACCAGCACCTTTTTGACGACATCTTAAAAACCTGTAACGGCAATCACAAACTCTGTGTGGCGGTTGACATCACCTTGGAAACCGAACAGATCAAAACCTTGGCTGTTGCAGAGTGGAAAACCCAAAAGATCAATCTCCACAAACGACCTTGTATGTTTTTGTTGGGAAATTGATTCGTTATCTTCAATTCATGAAGATAAAATTCCTCATTTCAACTGTCTTCCTGTTGAATTCAATCGGTTCCTTCGCACAGGTAGTTTCAGGGGTTGTCTTAGATGTTGACACAAAAGAAGGTCTATTTGGAGCAACTGTTGTCCTCAAGCAAAACAAAAGCATTGGGGTACTTACAGATTTTGACGGGAACTTTGAGTTTAAAATTCCATCAAAACACCGGAAATTCCCTGTAGAAGTCCTATTCAGCTATTTGGGTTATGAATCGCAAACTGTCTGGCTGGCAGAGGACGACATGTCTAAACCGCTTCTCATAGAAATGAAATCAGACTGCATATTAATTGACACAATCATGGTCAAAACAGTAACTTCTAAGGCCAAAGATCCATGATGGTTGCAAACCAGAAACCCATTCAAACAGCACTTATCTTAACCCCAATCGACCCGAAGAAATAGAATGGATTCTAAGAAGATTTCAATTGATCTACTAAGCTAATTCTGTCGCTCTTAACTTCCTCAAATACAACAGGTCAACCAGCATCCAGCCTGTGAACAAGGCTGAAATGGCAATCGAGAAAGGAAGCGTGTAATCGTACCAATCAGCGAAATAGTTATGATAGCAGAGGTTGTACAGCGGCACGAACATGAGGAATCTGGCAATCTCCACAGGATAGAACCATGGTTTGTTCTCCATGATGGCACCAACTGAAAGTGTGCTCAAACAGATAAGGAAGAAGAACGCCAACTGGTAGAACAGCGTAAGGTTCTGAATCTGTCCCATATAAGCAGCGAGGAAATACGTGAGCAGTAGGAACTGCAAACTCACATAGATCTTCAAATGAAGCGGTGTTTCAGTGGCGTATTTATGAACTACACTAGACACCTTTTTACCATTGTCGGTCACCTGTCCAAGCAACCGTCCCAAGTATTCTGGCCCACGGAAAATGAGCGCCAGTTTTTCCTTCACGGTTTTAAGTTGCTTGCTACCCTGCCACATTTCCACATAAAAATGGAAGTTGGCCCAAACCGTATTCCAACTGTTCAGGGGTGTAGTAATTCCGTAAACGCATTCTTCATCCTCATCTATGAATGTCCCGTGAATACGGTCCCAAAGAATGAATGTGGCCGCGTAATTATGATCGAGGTACTGCTCATTAGTGGCGTGATGGACCCGATGATGCGCAGGCGAGTTGAAAATGAATTCGAACCACTTCGGCATGCGGTCGATAGCCTTGGTATGAATCCAATACTGATAAAGCGTCACAATTCCAGCGGCCGCACCGAAACTCAGCGGGTCGATTCCCAAGAACGGCATTGGTAGGAATAGTGGAAACGCAATCAGGTTATGGAACCAACTTTGGCGCAACGCCACGGTCAGATTGTATTCCTCACTTTGATGATGCACGATATGCGCACCCCAGAAAATGTTCCATTCGTGCCCCCAGCGATGCGCCCAATAAAAGATGTAATCGAACACGAAAATGGCAATGATGACGCTGTACCAACTGAAATCGATGGTGAAGAATCGGTGATTCTCATACGCCCAAACATAAAGCATCAGCAGAAACGCCTTGGTGACCGCTCCGATGGCCTGACTGCCAATTCCAATATTGAGGTTGGTAATACTATCCTCGAAATTGAAATCCCCCCCTCCTTTCTTGATGTAATTGTGAATGACCTCGGCAGCGATGGTCAACAGGAATACGGGAATGGCAAAAAGGATGTAATTCGGGTTCATTCTGAAATAAAAAAGGGGTTCAACTTGTGAACCCCTAATTTAAAGCCTTATTCGCTTGAAATCAAGCGATTGTGATTATTTCACACTCACTAGCTCCACATCGAAGATCAAGTTGGTGCGAGGTGGGATCATTGATCCTGCGCCATGCTCACCATAAGCCAATTGGTAAGGAATAATCAAACGGGCTTTCTCGCCCACTTTCAGAAGTGCGATGCCTTCGTCCCAACCCTTGATCACACGACCCACACCGATCGGAAAGCTGATTGGCTCACCACGGGAAACAGAGCTATCGAAAATGGTTCCGTCATACAGATAGCCTGTGTAGTGAACGGCCACGGTTGAACCTGGCGTTACTGGAGTTCCATCAGTCTTGTTCAGGCGGATGTACTTCAGTCCAGTTCCTGTTGCGATGGTATCCAAACCTTCCGTTTTGAAGGGCGTTGGCTTCACCACTTTCTTCACATCCATCAACTGCACATCAAAGATCAGAGTTGAATTCGCAGGAATGGTCGGTCGGTTCATGGAACCGTATCCCAAATTCGAAGGAATGATCAAGGTTGCTGAATCACCAACATGCAGGTAGGCGATTCCTTCGTCCCAACCTTTGATAACGCGGCCACCTCCCAACGGAAATGTGAACGGCTGACCGCGGTCGTATGAATTATCAAATGGCGAACCATCCAACAATCGACCAGCGTAGTGCACAGAGACATTATCGCCTTTCTCGGCAGCTTCCCCGTTTCCATGTTTCCAAATGATGTACTTCAGTCCAGAAGCAGTGGTAATGGTATCAGTTGTCGGCTTTGCGGCTTCGGCAGATTCGCCTGTGGCAGCCTTATCGTTGCATTTAGAGGCCACCATCAACATCCATCCAAGGGCGGCAAAAAGGGTCAGTTTTTTCATCTATTTTTCTGTTTCTATTTATTTGGTTCGAGTACCGAGATCACTTCGAGGTCGTAAACCACAACAGCCTTTTTCGGGATACAATCGTCATCACCAAGCAAGCCAAAAGCGAGGTGCGAAGGTAAAATTATTTTAACCCGATCGCCTTCCCGAAGATGCAGCACCGCCTCTTCCAAACCGCTCTCCACACCACCGCGCCCGACAAGGAATTCCTTCGCCCCGCGCTCCTCCGAAGTGTAGCACGTTCTGCCCGTCAAAAGGCTCGTTTCATAGTTGTAACGGATCACTTTTCCCGTTTCCACAGGTTTGCCATTTCCGTGCTCGTAGATCATCAGCCGCAGGCCCGAACCCGTTTCCTCCATCTCCCAATTATGGCGTTTCACATAATGGTCAATGTCTTCAGCCTCGCTCTGCAACAGAACCTTGTTCGCCTCTTCCAGCGGCTTCTTGAACTTGTTCGGATTCACGGGTGGCGCATCAGGTTGCGTGTCGCATGCCGAAAAAACCGTGACCAGCACGAGTAAAAGCAACATCAGGGCGTTCCCCCGAAAAGCTCCGTAAACTCCGCTTTCGCGGTCGGGCTGTCCGCTATATCTTTTTTGCCGAAAGCAAAAAAGGATGCCGCTTCCATCCCTAACGCGCGCTTCCTCCAGCCTCATCAGTAATTCAGTTTGTCCGCGTTCTCCTTTACCAACGCCACAAATTTGTCTATCGTTTCCTGCAACGAAAGATCCGAACGACCACCAGCCGCATTGCGATGGCCACCGCCTGAGAAACTGGCACGTGAGAACGCATTCACATCAAACTGGCCAATGCTGCGGAATGAAACTTTCACATATCCTTCTGCTTCAATAAAAATGGCCGAAAAGTTCACACCCTCGATTGAAAGCGGGTAGTTCACTGTTCCTTCCGTATCGCCCTGCTGAAAATGGAATCGTTTCTTCTCTTCCAGCGAAAGCGAAATGAACGCGGTGGAATACTCCTTCAGCACCGTCAGTTTATCGTCCAGACAATAGCCGAGCAACCGCAGTCGATGTTCAGAACTGGTGTTGTGAATGTGGTTGTAAACCTCATCCTGCCTTACACCGAGGTCGAGCAGATCGGCCACAATGCGGTGCGTTTCGGATGTCACATTCGGAAAGCGGAAACTGCCGCTGTCGGTCATGATCCCCGCATAAAGACATTCGCCCGATTCCTTGTTCGGAATCCTGTCGCCCATCATTCCCGCGAAGCGATGTACCAACTCCGCGGTTGAACAGGCTGATGTATCGGAAAGCATGAAATCCACAAACTCGCTCGGCTGCGGATGGTGATCGATCATCACCTTCACATTCCCTGACCGCTGAATCACTTCCTCCAAACCAAAGGCACGGTCAGGTGAATTGAAATCCAAGCAGAAAAGTACCTCTGCTGCATTCACCAAAGCCTCCGCGTTCTTCTCATTCCCTTCATGCAGCACCACCTTCTGGGTTCCTGGCATCCATTTCAAAAATGTCGGGTAATCGTTGGGCATTATCACCGCCACCTCATGCCCTTTGGCGATGAGATAGTGGTACAATCCCAACGAGGAACCGATGGCATCACCATCTGGGCTCTTGTGCGACACGATGGCAATCTTTCGGGGCGTTGCCAACAATTCCTTCAGTTCAGTAAAATCCGTCTTGCTCAATCTGTTCTTCCTTTAAGGTTTGCGAAGTTATATATCTCAGGCAGAGACACGGAGATTCAAAATTCTGGCTGAAAACGGGTAATTGATGTTTCGTATTTCTTCATTTCGAATTTCAAACTTCTGTCGTGGTCGTTTTTTCTATTTTCGCGGCAAATTTGAAACACACAAAAACACCCAATGGCAACTAACAGAACATTTACAATGGTTAAGCCAGATGCAGTTGAGAAGAACTACATCGGAGGCATCTTGGCAAAGATCAACGGGGCAGGATTCCGTATCGTGGCTATGAAATACACCCGCTTGAGCGCTGAGCAGGCCGGTAAGTTTTACGAAGTACACAAGGAGCGTCCTTTCTACGGTGAGCTTGTAGGTTACATGAGCTCAGGGCCTATCGTTGCTGCCATTTTGGAGAAGGATAACGCAGTGGCCGACTTCCGTACGCTTATCGGTGCCACCGACCCTGCAGAGGCTGTAGCAGGAACCATTCGCGCTGAGTTTGCAGAAAGCAAAGCAAAGAATGCGGTACACGGTTCGGATAGCGATGAGAACGCTGAGATCGAAGGAAACTTCTTCTTCTCTGGCGTGGAGCGCCCATAGTGCTCTCGCAAAGGCGCTAAGGCGCTAAGATGGATTGAACAGAAAAGGTCGGAGACATTTCCGACCTTTTTCTTTTACCCTTCTTCGTTTTTCGTTTCCTAGCGCTTCATCACGCCTTTGGCGATACCGATAAGCATGCGCTTGAAAACGGGGCCTTTGCGTCCCTTCTTGCTTCCCTTGCGGAAACTGTCGAAATACATCTTGGTGTAAAGGACCGCCCAATCGGCACACTTGCGGTGGGTGAATTTCTTGCCGCCTGCCTTGCGCAGTTTCACGTTCTCTGCACCATGGGCTTTCATGTAATCGTAGGCCATGATGGCGTTCTTATAGGTCACTTCCTCATCGCCCGTGCAGTAGCATATCTGCATGGGCATTTCGGGAACCCAATTGTCCATGCTGTTCTCCACCAACAGTTTCTTGAACTCGAAATCGGGGTCGTTCACAAACAAATTGAGCAGACTGTCCGAAAGCATTTCCTTGGGAATATTGGGCAACATGCTGTTGATGTCCTCATGTGAATAGCCTCCGTTGAAAGCGCCTTTCACCGCATCGCGGTACGGTTCTGAGAACACCTGATCGTAGAACCGGTCTTTGCTGAAAAGTCGGTAGATCTCGTTGTAACCCAACAGCAGATAGGGCAAATAGTGCGGCTGAGAATATGGGTAGAACATCACATCGGCCTGCACGCCATCCAGATCGTATGGGCCCGACATGGGCGATGAGGCCGTTACCTTGTACTGGTCGGCATATTTTTCCTGCAACTTGCGCGTAACCGCCATCGCGGCATGGCCGCCCTGCGAGTAGCCCGAAACGAAGATCATCGGGTCGCGTTTCAGGGCAAGGATGCTATCGAGTTCGGCCACCGCTTTCATCATATCGATGCCCGCATTGGCCTCAGAATCGGCATGGATGTACAGGTGTCTGCGTTCGCCATGGCCCAACCCCACGTAATCGGGTTCGCAAACGGCATAGCCTGTGGTGGCAAACATCAAACAGATCTGCTCCTCGCCATTATAGCCCAGTTTTCGTTGTGGCCGTGTGGAAGTTCCATGGTTGTATATGAGCAATGGCGCGGGTTTCTTGGGCGCAATCGGCACGAAGTACAGACCCGATGCCAGCACACAGCTGCTATCGCCATAAGTGGTGCAATAGGTCACGTCATACACATCCACATCGTTCTTGATGGGAGCAATGAATTTTGGGATGCCCATGCCTTTCCATCGTTCCGTCAGTTTTTCCATCGAGAAAGAATCGACCTTGGTGTAGCTGATCAATTGCTGACCGAAAACGGTGGAGAATGAAAATGCGAGAATGAGAAGTACCGTGAAACGCTTGAAATACATATTGAATCGAATTTGGCGTGAAATTAGCAATGCATGCATCGCATTTCAAGCCAATGGAATACCGATTTCTTAAATAATTGCAATTGGTATATTTCGAAACGACAACAAACACCTAAAATGAAACACATTCTTTCCGTTCTGCTCCTCTCGGTTTTCTCTTTTCAAACCTTCGCCAAAGACGATTTCTCACTGATCATCTATGACACCTACGAAGATTACCAGGCCAAGAAAGGACGGCCGATGTATGAGTTCATCGGGTTCGATTGGACACTCGGAATCCTCAACATCTACTATCGTGTGAAGAAGAGGGACGAGGGTCGCGTGAATGCGACCAATCTCTACGGTTTCAGCGTAGGCGACCAGTTTTACCGCATTGTGAAAAGCAAGCCGTACCGCATGATCATGGAAGGTAAGATCGTTTACTACGAGAACGGACTGGCGCACCTGAACATGCTTGTAGGTGGTGAGGACGAATATGGCGTGGAACAGGGAGACTGGCATGTGATCTCGGACAATCTGAACTCCGAGGTCGTGGAATTCCCCTCCAACAAGGCCACCAAGGAGTTCGGCAGCCGCCCCGAACTGAAAGCCCTCTTCGAATGCGTGGATGACCTCAAAAAGAAGAAAACGGAGAAGGTTCGCGAATGCGTGAAGGAGAATAATTAGGGTTATGCATAGACCGTTTACAAACACATTTTGGATTGTAGCTAACCTGACAATAATTATTGCTGGCTTTGTAATCTATTGGCTTTGCACTCTCGATGTATTCGAACTCGACTATGGTTGGGAAGAACGACATAACAGATCTGCATTATTGGGTACTTTAATGTTGTATTGCCTCCTACTCTTTCTTTCGAGCAAAGTGCCAGAGCCTAAAAACAGAAAAAGCCATTATATGTCGCTGGCATTTGGGTTTGCAGTTGTTCTCACGGCCCAGTTAACAAAACTTGAATTGCATTACTAATAGCCAAATAAAATGGCTGACCTGCCGTTGTTGCCGCATGAATCGACTGGCAATTCCTTCTCTGCTTCTTCTTGTTCTCCAGATACTCGTTTCATTTAACTCAAGAACGGATTACCAAAGGCTGTTTTCAGAAAACCCTGATTTCATCTCAGATGGCTTCGACTTCCCTGTCGGACCACCCAATGCAAAAGGCTACTACAATGCTCAAGGATTTGGAAAGAACGATCATTTGGGTGATGATTGGAATGGAACCGGTGGCGGAAACTCAGACCTTGGCGACCCCATTTATGCCATCGCAAATGGCTATGTGGTTTCTACCGAAGAAAATGGCTTTGGTTGGGGAAATGTGATCCGTGTTGTCCACTACATCAAGGAGAAAGACCAATTGGTAGAATCCCTTTACGCTCATTGCGACACCATGCTGGTGAAATCTGGTACTTGGATAAAACGTGGTGATCAGATCGGAACCATCGGCAATGCAGATGGTGCTTACTGGGCGCACCTTCACTTGGAAATCCGAACCACCGTTGACATGGACCTTGGTGGAGGATATTCGGAGGAAACTACAGGTTTCACAGACCCGACCGCTTTCATTCGAGCGAATCGTCCGAGCAAGTGATCAATCCGTCACCTTTACCACTTTCTGGTGGTATTTGCCCGAATCGGAATCGATCTGCAGCGTGTAAAGTCCTTTATTGAGATAAGCGAGATCGGTGAAGCGAAAATGAACACCTGAGTAATCCTGTGCTGTTCCTTCAAACCTTCGCACTTCCTGCCCAAGGCTGTTCACCAAACGTATAAGCACCTTCTGTTTGCCCGAAGAATAGAACGTGCCCTGCAATTGGGTTGTAAACGGGTTTGGATAGACGGGAAACAGTTCGCTTTTGTCTTCATCGGTCGGATTCAACTTGGACAGGATCAGATTCGCTTTGGCGAAATTCGGAATGCCGTAACCATACGAATCGTCAGGATGACCGTACCTGTCTGCACTCTGCTCAATGGCATGAAAAACATCCATATTGGTGGCCGAATCCAAATTGGCCTGCCACAGACACGCGGCCATTCCAGCCATGATCGGACTGGAAAATGAAGTTCCGTTCTGGCCTGAAATTCCGTAGGGAGTCACTACCGCGGCTGACTGTCCCTGCGCGCACACATTCGGTTTT
This genomic interval carries:
- a CDS encoding peptidoglycan DD-metalloendopeptidase family protein, which gives rise to MNRLAIPSLLLLVLQILVSFNSRTDYQRLFSENPDFISDGFDFPVGPPNAKGYYNAQGFGKNDHLGDDWNGTGGGNSDLGDPIYAIANGYVVSTEENGFGWGNVIRVVHYIKEKDQLVESLYAHCDTMLVKSGTWIKRGDQIGTIGNADGAYWAHLHLEIRTTVDMDLGGGYSEETTGFTDPTAFIRANRPSK
- a CDS encoding nucleoside-diphosphate kinase — translated: MATNRTFTMVKPDAVEKNYIGGILAKINGAGFRIVAMKYTRLSAEQAGKFYEVHKERPFYGELVGYMSSGPIVAAILEKDNAVADFRTLIGATDPAEAVAGTIRAEFAESKAKNAVHGSDSDENAEIEGNFFFSGVERP